One stretch of Daphnia pulicaria isolate SC F1-1A chromosome 8, SC_F0-13Bv2, whole genome shotgun sequence DNA includes these proteins:
- the LOC124312499 gene encoding histone H3.3-like — MVREKQTARKSTGGAGQLAALAAQKKIKGRHSQRIANQSGLKAELLKKKKHHYRPGALALKEIRRYQNSTNLLIPRVRFQRLVREISKDFKLNLRFQSGAIGTLQEASEAFLVGLFEDTNLCALHASRVTIMPKDIQLARRIRG; from the coding sequence ATGGTACGAGAAAAGCAAACTGCTCGTAAATCTACTGGTGGTGCTGGCCAACTTGCTGCCCTTGCCGCacagaagaaaatcaaaggaaGGCACTCCCAACGTATCGCCAATCAAAGTGGCTTGAAAGCTGaacttttgaagaaaaagaagcatcACTATCGTCCTGGTGCCCTGGCTCTCAAGGAGATTCGTCGCTACCAAAACTCGACCAATCTTCTCATACCGAGAGTGCGTTTCCAACGACTTGTTCGCGAAATCTCGAAGGACTTCAAACTGAACTTGAGATTCCAGAGTGGAGCCATTGGCACCTTGCAGGAGGCCAGCGAGGCATTTTTGGTGGGCCTATTTGAAGACACCAATCTGTGTGCTCTTCATGCCAGTCGTGTCACCATCATGCCCAAGGATATTCAGCTAGCACGTCGCATACGAGGATAG
- the LOC124312315 gene encoding uncharacterized protein LOC124312315, producing MAEETENERRQPPAGCTLKEIEPNHRVKLKCCPYHMQSNKNGENDSTKFSSISHGTFESETLKVFIRKSERARMRDGDLEVIRDLAALRQRPNLQENFIRYFAMEEDRDFIYVITEWCICSVEDLYGTRSNEGTNWIGEQIFVEKIKKSLGPKQILWQATKGLEYLHHLKYVHRNLKPSNFLIAKISDTDQPDEYKVKLSDFSYSKQPKESPIVSGPRGSNGWIAPISETGTIKAPEDYVADDVFVLGCFFYYVLTNGLHPFGNNSQRINSNSDPVYCAAWNPSLQKQNEQANFLLKQMIKFDPNERCSLIHVLNSHYFLPDNYYKLYDIPGGVKPGICVIFNQEIFDDPTSNRDGTERDKTRLTRVFKALGFDVEIFENLKKQDLLYYIEGLRSRDFSAYASLIVCMLSHGDENVVEGTDRKSLNINELKYKFNSNDCPSLNGKPKIWIIQACQGTENQPPLRQSSHRRSASRSNFSTDDNHPSGPILGFQISYEQKITFERTSTTKTEGNGSAQENLNNRAPFMDFLDIRASIPGFHAYRSEDGSILIKYLCDEMKKEYLCEKTSPNKESKDLEGILNSVQDIISKETLTSKTEFVKQTIVRNVSLNRRIKFKKSHLPGKVTLRQNDSRDEVLDREVHQYRHWPNIFDLLTIWWDYVARIVYR from the exons ATGGCCGAGGAAACTGAGAATGAACGAAGGCAACCACCAGCAG gGTGCACGCTGAAAGAAATCGAACCGAATCATCGAGTCAAACTTAAATGTTGCCCATATCATAtgcaaagtaataaaaacggCGAAAATGATTCGACCAAATTTAGTAGCATTTCACATGGCACTTTTGAAAGTGAGACGCTGAAGGTCTTTATCCGAAAATCTGAAAGAGCAAGGATGAGGGATGGAGATCTTGAAGTCATTCGGGATCTCGCGGCTCTTCGACAGCGACCGAATTTGCAAGAAAATTTCATCCGCTACTTCGCAATGGAAGAAGACAGAGACTTTAT TTACGTCATCACAGAATGGTGCATTTGTTCCGTGGAAGATCTGTACGGTACCAGAAGTAATGAGGGAACCAATTGGATTGGAGAACAGATTTTTGtggaaaaaatcaagaaatcacTAGGACCAAAACAGATCTTATGGCAAGCCACAAAAGGACTGGAATATCTGCATCATTTGAAATATGTCCACCGAAACCTGAAGCCGAGTAACTTTTTGATCGCTAAAATTAGCGACACGGATCAGCCCGACGAGTACAAGGTGAAGCTGTCGGATTTCTCTTATAGTAAACAACCAAAGGAGAGTCCAATAGTTTCTGGCCCAAGAGGATCGAACGGATGGATCGCTCCCATTTCGGAAACAGGAACGATAAAAGCGCCAGAGGATTATGTTGCAGATGACGTGTTTGTCCTcggatgttttttttactacgTTTTGACCAACGGACTTCATCCTTTCGGTAACAACTCGCAAAGAATCAACAGTAATTCTGATCCGGTGTATTGTGCTGCGTGGAATCCATCTCTGCAAAAGCAAAACGAACAAGCAAACTTTCTTTTGAAGCAAATGATCAAGTTCGATCCCAATGAAAGGTGCAGCCTCATCCATGTCTTGAATTCCCATTATTTTCTGCCGGATAATTATTACAAACTTTACGACATACCCGGCGGAGTCAAACCGGGAATCTGCGTCATCTTTAAccaagaaatttttgatgaT ccaACAAGCAATCGAGACGGAACTGAACGTGATAAAACAAGATTGACAAGGGTATTCAAGGCTTTGGGATTTGACGTGGAAATTTTCGAAAACTTGAAGAAACAAGATCTGTTATATTATATTGAAGGTTTAAGATCACGGGATTTCTCCGCATACGCCAGTCTCATTGTTTGCATGCTCTCCCATGGAGATGAGAATGTCGTGGAAGGAACCGatagaaaaagtttgaatatCAACGAACTTAAATATAAGTTCAACAGTAACGATTGTCCTTCATTGAACGGAAAACCCAAAATTTGGATCATACAAGCTTGCCagggaactgaaaatcaaccACCTTTGAGGCAGTCTTCTCACAGAAGGTCCGCATCACGATCGAATTTTAGTACCGACGATAATCACCCATCAGGACCGATTCTAGGATTTCAGATTAGCTACGAGCAAAAAA TAACCTTTGAAAGAACATCCACAACAAAGACAGAGGGAAATGGATCAGCACAAGAGAATTTGAACAATCGAGCGCCTTTTATGGATTTCCTTGACATCAGAGCCTCTATTCCTGGTTTCCATGCTTACCGATCTGAAGATG GATCTATTCTGATTAAATACCTTTGCGATGAAATGAAGAAGGAATATTTATGCGAGAAAACGTCGCCGAATAAAGAATCCAAGGACTTAGAAGGCATCCTGAATAGTGTGCAAGATATTATAAGTAAGGAAACATTGACATCCAAGacagaatttgtaaaacaaactATTGTGAGAAATGTTTCTCTAAATCGCcggataaaatttaaaaagagccATTTACCAGGAAAAGTGACTTTACGTCAAAATGACAG TCGGGACGAAGTACTCGACAGAGAAGTCCATCAATATCGTCATTGGCCAAACATTTTTGATTTACTTACTATTTGGTGGGATTACGTTGCCCGCATTGTCTACCGATAA
- the LOC124310757 gene encoding tubulin-specific chaperone D-like, translated as MRDPTIPHIEQLEELRSIIPPPPLDISTEKECFDLWMKVMRLDTYRKAVITGLVSSIGSLTDSLVKSYSAPFMSYLRQLVAENKLDELNLVTRDILNVFQENLNSVRLMPYIFNFLDHLLSSGCLDSVFKSMSRSLLTLIRTEMTNGGKPLKLLISSVDLYCHLLRGDQVTFDKSIIHLLNLLVNRFPRVRKITAVRDAADSDRY; from the exons ATGCG TGATCCCACCATTCCTCacattgagcagttggaagaaTTGCGTTCCATCATTCCACCGCCTCCGCTGGACATTTCGACCGAGAAGGAATGTTTCGATTTGTGGATGAAGGTGATGCGACTCGACACTTACCGCAAAGCCGTCATCACCGGACTTGTTTCCAGCATCGGCAGTCTCACGGATAGTTTG GTTAAAAGTTACAGCGCTCCATTCATGAGTTACCTCCGCCAGTTGGTGGCCGAGAACAAATTGGATGAACTGAATTTGGTCACCCGGGATATTCTAAACGTGTTTCAAGAGAATTTGAATAGTGTCCGACTGATGCCGTACATTTTCAACTTCCTGGACCATCTCTTGTCGTCCGGATGTTTGGATTCCGTTTTCAAATCCATGTCACGGTCGCTGTTGACCTTGATTCGTACTGAGATGACCAATGGCGGTAAACCGTTAAAa TTGTTGATATCGTCGGTGGATTTGTACTGTCACCTACTCAGAGGTGATCAAGTGACGTTCGATAAATCAATCATTCACCTGTTAAATCTGCTAGTGAATCGGTTCCCTCGCGTTCGTAAAATCACGGCCGTACGAGACGCTGCTGACTCTGACAGATATTAG
- the LOC124310758 gene encoding speckle-type POZ protein-like has translation MDVRDKTSNLNKLLVSVMATNDGVEKKMKFQEGKWTVSWDTPLPAKCRKCDEWPMYRKLDGVLFDICIDFNPLRHLQTSTKTRSTQHLLNLLKNPEGADVTFNFGNQTPHQTLKGHSLVLAAGSPVLAAMFQHNFKEMNAGKVVEIADINSEVFAVVLQFLYTGEVDLKNADAAEVMVAADKYAIDPLKEECASCMSENLTLENVTSHLVLAHLHNVPTLQEATSDLIARNAKSICSTEDWMGVIKDYPELAFAVVQRIANF, from the coding sequence atggatGTAAGAGATAAAACGTCTAACCTTAACAAGCTGTTAGTGAGCGTTATGGCCACAAATGACggcgttgaaaagaaaatgaaattccaaGAAGGAAAGTGGACAGTGTCTTGGGACACTCCATTACCTGCTAAGTGCAGAAAGTGCGATGAGTGGCCAATGTATAGAAAGCTCGATGGGGTGCTTTTTGATATTTGTATTGATTTCAACCCTTTACGTCATTTACAAACATCAACGAAAACAAGATCAACGCAGCATCTTttgaatcttttaaaaaacccgGAAGGCGCTGATGTCACTTtcaatttcggaaatcaaacTCCTCATCAAACTTTGAAGGGACATTCACTAGTTCTCGCTGCCGGTAGCCCCGTACTGGCAGCTATGTTCCAGCATAATTTTAAAGAGATGAATGCGGGAAAAGTCGTGGAAATTGCGGATATCAATTCGGAAGTATTTGCGGTTGTTCTCCAATTCTTATACACTGGAGAGGTTGACTTGAAGAATGCGGATGCAGCTGAAGTGATGGTGGCAGCGGACAAGTACGCCATCGATCCGTTGAAGGAAGAATGCGCTTCCTGTATGTCGGAGAATTTAACGCTGGAAAATGTTACTTCCCATCTGGTGTTGGCCCATCTCCACAATGTACCGACGCTCCAAGAAGCCACCTCGGATTTAATTGCACGAAACGCGAAATCTATTTGTTCAACAGAAGATTGGATGGGAGTAATCAAGGATTATCCTGAACTGGCCTTTGCTGTCGTTCAGCGCATAGCAAATTTCTAA
- the LOC124312422 gene encoding tubulin-specific chaperone D-like, with amino-acid sequence MAGLIFQLSLFVAQYEEYRPHLIQHLVDRKVIHWDTVIRQLTSQALHQMTFLDPESMKLILSTQILPRCTNPELYLRHGSILASGKVISALCQVAKDHQRRLPDELGDAAMESITQTCIDILEERFWRSYGGDPMRIAVCHFIQDLISGGFPLPDAVVDRWLKALRECLASADSNVQQSAISAVTALIGEYFRHQPVEKLTALLNHFLPEVTSNNQQARVGNALALGSMPRFLLTVSLQKVIQLLCTCALITDKTLQWAESRKNALTALSLVCTTVGIAPSSPGGVDQVTLAGIFRTFIDGFEDYTVDSRGDIGAIVRESAMYSIQVV; translated from the exons ATGGCAGGTTTGATAT TCCAACTCAG TCTTTTCGTGGCGCAATACGAAGAGTACCGGCCGCATCTCATCCAGCATTTAGTGGATCGTAaagtcatccattgggacacggTTATTCGACAGCTAACATCTCAG GCCTTGCATCAAATGACGTTCCTCGATCCGGAGAGTATGAAACTGATTCTTTCTACTCAGATCCTTCCTCGCTGCACAAATCCTGAACTTTATTTACGGCACGGAAGCATTTTGGCCAGTGGCAAAGTCATCAGCGCTCTTTGTCAAGTGGCAAAAGACCATCAACGTCGTCTGCCAGATGAACTTG GTGATGCCGCGATGGAATCCATTACCCAAACTTGTATCGACATCCTGGAGGAGCGTTTCTGGCGGAGTTACGGCGGCGATCCAATGCGCATAGCCGTTTGCCATTTCATCCAAGATCTAATTTCGGGGGGTTTCCCGTTGCCAGACGCTGTAGTCGACCGTTGGTTGAAGGCGTTACGAGAGTGTCTCGCTTCAGCCGATTCAAATGTCCAGCAATCGGCCATCAGCGCCGTCACCGCTTTGATTGGCGAATACTTCCGGCATCAGCCAGTGGAGAAACTCACTGCCTTGTTGAACCATTTCCTACCCGAGGTGACGAGCAACAACCAACAGGCGAGAGTAGGAAACGCACTAGCCCTGGGCTCAATGCCTCGCTTCCTCCTCACCGTTTCCTTGCAGAAAGTCATCCAACTTTTGTGCACCTGCGCTCTCATCACCGACAAGACTCTCCAATGGGCCGAATCTCGAAAAAATGCTCTGACAGCTCTTTCGCTCGTCTGCACAACCGTTGGGATCGCCCCATCCAGCCCAG GTGGGGTTGATCAAGTGACACTGGCCGGAATATTCCGCACATTCATCGATGGCTTTGAAGATTACACGGTGGATAGCCGTGGAGATATTGGAGCTATCGTCCGTGAATCGGCAATGTATTCTATTCAG GTTGTTTAG